The following are from one region of the Gemmatimonadales bacterium genome:
- the polA gene encoding DNA polymerase I encodes MPEHTPPQLFLIDGYALIYRAFFALITRPLRTARGENTSAVWGVTNFLLRLREKYRPDYVVWVNDAGDSFRTAEYAEYKSTREKLDDELQADFDRAVERVRTLLEGFRIPLIDVAGYEADDVIGTLALRAAAAGLQAVIVSGDKDFYQLIRPGVALLNPGRGGPAGVDEVWVTESNASERLGVPPSQVTDWLALVGDTSDNVPGVKGIGEKGAVQLLQQFGSVEVLLDRAGEITQKRAREALQQQGDAARLSKRLVTIKTDVPVELDLSTITAHAPDRLMLARFFAELEFNSIIPRLERLTSTGNDAPPADADTRAGDATIPATVDIPEIPFVDCNAVVVDDAALLPAIAAELRAASLVAFDCETSSLQPHDAELIGLSLAAAPDRVWYLSFGHRAPARDLFGGDGVTADSSPPPPRNLPPLTAPECAPIKALLEDAAVPKAAHNAKYDIAVLRRAGVEVRGLAYDSMLASFVLDPSRRSHGIDALALEFLGRRMSLYTDLAGKGKTEIPFAEVAVQRAAAYCGADSATVLSLHRHFAADLEQHKLNPLLQTIELPLVPVLVDMEWDGIAIDAVAFAEQARELARDLEQVSAQIQAAAGGKALNINSPRQLAAILFEDLGLPVLKKTRTGPSTDADVLEQLADQGHALPRLILGYRELQKLKSTYVDVLPLAVNRETGRIHTSYNQVGAATGRLSSNDPNLQNIPVRTPRGEGIRRGFVPAAGNLFVVADYSQIELRLMAHLSHDPAFIGAFQRGEDIHRQTAAIIFGVPIGEVTSEMRGRAKTINFGTIYGQGAFSLSKMLGIPQDEAKRFIADYFARFAGVREYLDRQVAVAREQGYVETLFGRRRYLPEIRDRNFNIRAFGERLAQNTPLQGSAADLIKRAMIAIHAALPAAGLRARMLLQVHDELVIEAPESEAERAAQLVKEHMEGAATLDVPLVVSVGIGKNWVDAKR; translated from the coding sequence ATGCCAGAGCATACCCCGCCACAGCTGTTCCTCATCGATGGCTACGCATTGATCTACCGGGCGTTTTTCGCGCTCATTACCCGGCCACTGCGTACCGCGCGCGGCGAGAACACCTCGGCCGTATGGGGAGTCACCAACTTCCTGCTGCGGCTACGCGAGAAGTACCGTCCCGACTACGTCGTGTGGGTCAACGACGCCGGCGATTCGTTCCGGACCGCCGAATATGCGGAGTACAAGTCGACCCGGGAAAAGCTCGACGATGAGCTGCAGGCCGATTTCGATCGCGCCGTCGAGCGGGTACGCACGCTGCTCGAGGGGTTCCGGATTCCATTGATTGACGTCGCGGGCTACGAAGCGGACGATGTCATCGGGACCTTGGCGCTCCGCGCGGCGGCGGCAGGTCTGCAGGCGGTCATCGTGTCGGGTGACAAGGATTTCTACCAGCTCATCCGGCCGGGCGTGGCGCTGCTCAACCCCGGGCGCGGCGGTCCGGCTGGTGTTGATGAAGTGTGGGTCACCGAATCGAACGCCTCCGAACGGCTCGGCGTGCCGCCGTCGCAGGTGACCGACTGGCTCGCGCTGGTGGGCGACACGTCGGACAACGTCCCCGGGGTGAAGGGAATCGGTGAAAAGGGTGCGGTGCAGTTGCTGCAGCAGTTTGGCAGCGTGGAAGTGCTTCTCGACCGCGCCGGCGAGATCACGCAGAAGCGCGCGCGCGAAGCATTGCAGCAACAGGGCGATGCCGCGCGGCTTTCCAAGCGCCTGGTCACCATCAAGACCGATGTCCCGGTCGAGCTCGACCTGTCGACCATCACCGCGCACGCGCCCGATCGTCTCATGCTGGCGCGGTTCTTTGCCGAGCTGGAGTTCAACTCGATCATCCCGAGGCTCGAGCGACTGACGTCAACGGGTAACGATGCGCCGCCGGCCGACGCCGATACCCGCGCTGGTGATGCCACGATTCCCGCAACGGTCGATATCCCCGAAATCCCCTTCGTCGATTGCAACGCCGTCGTGGTCGACGATGCTGCGCTGCTGCCGGCGATTGCCGCGGAGCTCCGCGCCGCGTCGCTCGTGGCGTTCGACTGCGAGACATCATCACTGCAGCCGCACGATGCCGAACTGATCGGGCTCTCCCTCGCCGCGGCGCCGGACCGCGTCTGGTATCTCTCCTTTGGCCACCGGGCACCGGCGCGAGATCTCTTTGGCGGTGACGGCGTCACTGCCGACTCGTCGCCACCGCCGCCTCGCAATCTCCCGCCGCTGACCGCGCCGGAATGCGCTCCGATCAAGGCGCTGCTTGAGGACGCCGCGGTGCCGAAGGCGGCCCACAACGCGAAGTACGACATCGCGGTGTTGCGGCGGGCGGGCGTTGAGGTACGTGGATTGGCGTACGATTCGATGCTGGCATCGTTTGTCCTCGATCCGTCCCGGCGATCGCACGGCATCGACGCCCTGGCACTCGAGTTTCTCGGCCGGCGCATGAGCCTCTACACTGATCTTGCCGGGAAGGGGAAGACCGAGATCCCCTTCGCCGAGGTGGCAGTGCAGCGCGCGGCAGCGTACTGCGGAGCGGACAGTGCCACCGTGCTCTCGCTGCATCGCCATTTCGCGGCCGACCTCGAACAGCACAAGCTCAATCCGCTGTTGCAGACGATCGAACTCCCCCTCGTGCCGGTCCTGGTCGACATGGAATGGGACGGTATCGCCATCGACGCGGTCGCATTTGCGGAACAGGCGCGCGAACTCGCCCGCGACCTCGAACAGGTGAGCGCCCAGATTCAGGCCGCCGCCGGCGGCAAGGCGCTCAACATCAACTCGCCGCGGCAACTTGCCGCGATTCTCTTCGAGGATCTTGGATTGCCGGTGCTCAAGAAGACGCGCACCGGCCCGTCGACCGATGCCGACGTGCTCGAGCAGCTTGCCGATCAGGGGCATGCCCTTCCCCGGCTGATCCTTGGCTACCGCGAACTGCAGAAGCTCAAGAGCACCTACGTCGATGTCCTGCCCCTCGCCGTGAATCGCGAGACCGGACGGATTCACACGTCGTACAACCAGGTCGGTGCGGCGACCGGACGGTTGTCATCGAACGATCCGAACCTGCAGAATATTCCGGTGCGCACACCGCGCGGTGAGGGCATCCGGCGCGGATTCGTGCCGGCGGCCGGAAACCTGTTCGTCGTCGCCGATTACTCCCAGATCGAACTGCGGCTGATGGCTCACCTGTCGCACGATCCCGCGTTCATCGGCGCGTTCCAGCGCGGCGAGGACATTCATCGCCAGACTGCAGCGATCATCTTCGGCGTGCCGATCGGCGAAGTCACCAGCGAAATGCGCGGCCGCGCCAAGACAATCAACTTCGGCACCATCTACGGGCAGGGCGCTTTCTCGCTCTCGAAGATGCTCGGCATTCCGCAGGACGAGGCGAAGCGATTCATCGCCGACTATTTCGCGCGGTTCGCCGGAGTGCGTGAGTATCTCGACCGGCAGGTGGCAGTCGCGCGGGAACAGGGGTACGTCGAGACGCTCTTTGGCCGCCGCCGCTATCTCCCCGAGATTCGCGACCGGAACTTCAACATCCGGGCCTTTGGCGAGCGGCTGGCGCAGAATACGCCGTTGCAGGGATCCGCAGCCGATCTGATCAAGCGAGCGATGATCGCCATTCACGCAGCGCTCCCCGCCGCGGGCCTCCGCGCGCGGATGCTTCTCCAGGTGCACGACGAACTGGTGATCGAAGCGCCCGAATCCGAAGCCGAGCGCGCGGCCCAGCTGGTCAAGGAGCACATGGAGGGAGCGGCCACACTCGACGTCCCGCTCGTGGTGAGTGTGGGGATCGGGAAGAACTGGGTCGACGCCAAGCGCTGA
- a CDS encoding MMPL family transporter: MFDRIGSALVRGRWVVIALWAIVGAYAASHASETVGRLELRGGADEMTEARIADSLLGARFSRPVSEFFAVTLQSPTPVTEGVAGALLDSLTATAKAEPWVRGVLSFRTTHDSTFLAHDRRTTFFLVSLGVSHDSVGNVVQPMRDAFQQVLRHFPDGEAYSVLVTGRAPLDIDIRTVSAEDARHNERKLVPITLAVLVLAFGALVAALLPVIVGILAITIALTIVGIIAQHMSMSVFVLNMISMIGLGVGIDYSLLVVTRFREELNAGLDAGEAAARTFATSGHAVLTSGMTVVVGFAALLLTPLSETKSVGIAGLVVVAVAVLLSITLLPALLAVLGRSIDRPRWIARRLAWYHRPAVWERWARSLSRHPYRAVIIGSCIIALLTIPAFFLRIGLPSRNWWPTETEAGAGVATLDRMGMSGYVQPLRMIIEFPEGTAATSAVALRGLKHLSDSLRADPRIRDVKSLVDLSPGRSVLEYSLLYSEPDTVRARYPDFLDAYLARDGRTTLMDVIPSDTTSLTTTMDVVRDVRALVASRRIRQLQGATIRVGGYVAAALDFQRLLLARFPLIVALILGVTGLMLAIVFRSVLVPIKAIVMNSLSVAATFGIVVLVFQHGIGSQIFGIGGPTSAIYVLVPVLVFAVVFGLSMDYEVFLLARIKESFDSSGQNTRATREGLSATASVITSAALIMIAVFGAFAFAHILLMQFIGFGLAVAVFLDATLVRMVLVPAFMQIAGRWNWWPGVREPREDHPDVD; the protein is encoded by the coding sequence GTGTTCGACAGGATCGGAAGCGCCCTCGTGCGCGGGCGATGGGTGGTCATTGCCCTCTGGGCGATCGTGGGCGCGTACGCCGCGTCCCACGCGAGTGAAACGGTGGGCCGCCTTGAGCTTCGCGGGGGCGCCGACGAGATGACCGAGGCGCGAATCGCCGATTCGCTCCTTGGCGCGCGCTTTTCGCGGCCAGTCTCGGAGTTCTTCGCCGTCACCCTCCAGAGCCCGACCCCAGTGACCGAAGGCGTCGCCGGTGCGCTGCTCGATTCGCTGACCGCAACCGCGAAGGCCGAGCCGTGGGTGCGCGGCGTCCTGTCATTTCGTACCACCCACGATTCGACATTTCTCGCGCACGACCGCCGCACGACCTTCTTTCTCGTCTCGCTCGGCGTTTCCCACGATTCGGTGGGGAACGTCGTGCAGCCGATGCGCGATGCGTTCCAGCAAGTGCTTCGGCATTTCCCCGACGGGGAGGCGTACAGCGTCCTGGTGACCGGCCGCGCGCCGCTCGACATCGATATCCGCACCGTGAGCGCAGAGGATGCGCGCCACAACGAACGCAAGCTGGTGCCGATCACGCTTGCGGTGCTGGTCCTCGCCTTCGGTGCGCTCGTCGCCGCACTGCTGCCGGTGATCGTCGGGATCCTTGCCATCACCATCGCACTGACGATCGTCGGGATCATTGCGCAACACATGTCCATGTCGGTGTTCGTCCTCAACATGATCTCGATGATCGGTTTGGGCGTGGGGATCGACTATTCACTGCTCGTCGTCACGCGTTTCCGCGAAGAGCTCAACGCGGGGCTCGACGCGGGGGAGGCTGCCGCCCGCACCTTCGCCACCTCGGGACACGCCGTGCTGACGTCGGGGATGACCGTCGTGGTCGGCTTCGCGGCGCTCCTGCTGACGCCCCTCTCGGAGACGAAGAGCGTCGGGATCGCGGGATTGGTGGTGGTCGCGGTCGCGGTCCTGTTGTCGATCACCCTCCTCCCGGCGCTGCTCGCCGTCCTGGGGCGGTCGATCGATCGGCCACGGTGGATCGCACGGCGGCTGGCGTGGTATCACCGGCCGGCGGTGTGGGAGCGGTGGGCGAGATCGCTGTCGCGCCATCCATATCGCGCGGTGATCATCGGCAGCTGCATCATCGCGCTACTGACGATCCCCGCCTTCTTCCTGCGTATCGGCCTTCCGAGCCGCAACTGGTGGCCCACGGAAACCGAAGCGGGAGCCGGTGTGGCAACCCTCGACCGGATGGGAATGTCGGGGTACGTGCAACCGCTCCGTATGATCATCGAGTTTCCGGAGGGGACCGCGGCCACCAGTGCTGTCGCGCTGCGCGGACTCAAGCATCTCTCCGATTCGCTCCGTGCCGATCCGCGGATTCGCGACGTCAAGTCGCTGGTCGATCTGAGTCCCGGCAGGAGCGTGCTCGAATATTCGCTGCTGTACAGCGAACCGGACACCGTCCGTGCCCGCTATCCCGACTTTCTCGACGCGTATCTCGCACGCGACGGCCGGACGACGCTGATGGATGTGATTCCATCCGACACGACATCACTCACCACCACGATGGACGTGGTGCGGGATGTGCGCGCACTCGTGGCGTCCCGTCGGATTCGGCAGCTTCAGGGCGCGACCATCCGGGTCGGCGGATATGTCGCCGCGGCGCTCGATTTCCAGCGCCTGCTGCTGGCGCGGTTCCCGCTGATCGTCGCGCTCATTCTCGGCGTAACCGGCCTGATGCTGGCAATCGTCTTCCGATCAGTCCTGGTACCGATCAAGGCGATCGTGATGAATTCGCTCTCGGTTGCCGCGACGTTCGGGATCGTCGTGCTCGTCTTTCAGCACGGGATCGGCAGCCAGATCTTCGGCATCGGCGGGCCGACTTCGGCGATCTACGTCCTCGTGCCCGTGCTGGTCTTCGCCGTGGTCTTCGGATTGTCGATGGACTACGAGGTCTTCCTCCTCGCGCGGATCAAGGAGTCGTTCGACAGCAGCGGCCAGAATACCCGTGCGACGCGCGAGGGATTGTCGGCGACCGCGTCGGTAATCACCTCGGCGGCGCTGATCATGATCGCGGTATTCGGCGCCTTCGCCTTTGCGCACATTTTGCTGATGCAGTTCATCGGATTCGGCCTGGCTGTCGCGGTCTTCCTCGACGCCACCCTGGTGCGCATGGTGCTGGTACCGGCATTCATGCAGATCGCAGGGCGTTGGAACTGGTGGCCCGGCGTGCGCGAACCGCGGGAGGATCACCCCGACGTCGACTGA
- a CDS encoding matrixin family metalloprotease, protein MLRNVLGILLAVLVVIIIGGSRHGTSQPPAPAAVHGPAVGVTTTTTTRVAAAPKGPAGADPSIPAVSTPELDLFTRLAVRRRIAREGNSVYLDSMLMKTDSTVTRWPDSATLRVAFVADTTVPGWTPLLVAEARTALHKWDGNASGVTFKEVPTADSADIQVHWVVTLPDTGQIGNTTVSWGTDGVVHSADVTLALRRNRDSTLVPPAVRMRVATHEFGHALGLPHSGDPGDLMFRTAPVAGPSDRDQATLRLLYAVTPGPLRVHP, encoded by the coding sequence GTGCTCCGTAACGTTCTGGGAATCCTCCTCGCCGTTCTGGTCGTGATCATCATCGGCGGATCGAGGCACGGCACCAGCCAGCCTCCGGCTCCGGCTGCCGTCCATGGGCCGGCGGTCGGGGTGACCACCACTACGACGACCCGCGTGGCCGCGGCCCCGAAAGGCCCGGCCGGGGCTGACCCATCGATTCCGGCGGTCTCGACCCCGGAACTCGATCTGTTCACCCGCCTCGCCGTGCGGCGCCGCATCGCGCGGGAGGGGAACAGCGTCTATCTCGATTCGATGCTCATGAAGACCGACTCTACCGTCACGCGCTGGCCCGACAGTGCGACACTCCGGGTCGCGTTCGTCGCCGATACGACGGTACCAGGCTGGACACCTCTGCTGGTCGCTGAAGCGCGCACTGCGCTCCACAAATGGGATGGGAATGCATCCGGTGTCACGTTCAAGGAAGTACCAACAGCCGACTCGGCGGATATCCAGGTGCACTGGGTGGTCACGCTACCGGACACGGGCCAGATCGGAAACACCACGGTCAGCTGGGGAACCGACGGTGTCGTACACTCCGCAGACGTGACGCTCGCGCTTCGCCGGAACCGCGATTCGACCCTCGTGCCACCGGCGGTGCGGATGCGCGTCGCCACCCACGAGTTCGGACACGCCCTCGGCCTGCCTCACTCCGGTGATCCCGGCGACCTGATGTTCCGTACCGCCCCGGTCGCCGGACCGTCCGATCGCGACCAGGCGACTCTGCGTCTGTTGTATGCCGTCACCCCCGGGCCGCTGCGCGTTCATCCGTAA
- a CDS encoding serine hydrolase domain-containing protein encodes MLFIALPRPASAQRFAQVDAAIRDGIAQRIYPGAVVVVGRADTILYARGYGHFTWSSSSPSPDPATTRWDLASLTKIVATTGALAVLVQQHRVELDAPVSRYVPAFAGGRKNQVTVRMLLTHTSGMPAYIKFWITSHTPAEALQQLFITPLAGIPGAKPVYSDLNGMLAGLVVEHASHQSLDRFADSAVFSPLGMVSTGYRPDKRAQVDAAPTGLWHGHPVGGTVNDRNAATFGGVSGHAGLFSTGLDLARFDQGWLKGAAGHGKWLKESTVSEFLSHTATSGTRVLGWDTPLPPGGKKVSLYGRCATPTTFGHTGWTGTEMWIDPANNLFVVLLTNRAFDPARPEASFVQLKEIRLRVADAVRAALGGCHA; translated from the coding sequence GTGCTGTTCATTGCACTTCCCCGCCCTGCATCGGCGCAGCGTTTCGCACAAGTCGACGCCGCGATTCGCGATGGCATCGCACAACGGATCTACCCCGGCGCTGTCGTGGTGGTCGGCCGGGCCGACACGATCCTGTATGCGCGCGGCTACGGTCACTTCACCTGGAGCAGTTCGTCTCCCTCCCCTGACCCGGCCACCACACGCTGGGACCTGGCGTCACTGACGAAGATCGTCGCGACGACCGGTGCGCTCGCGGTCCTGGTGCAGCAGCACCGTGTCGAACTCGACGCGCCGGTTTCGCGATACGTGCCCGCATTCGCCGGCGGCCGCAAGAACCAGGTCACGGTTCGGATGCTCCTGACGCATACCAGCGGGATGCCGGCGTATATCAAATTCTGGATTACGTCGCACACGCCCGCCGAAGCGCTTCAACAACTCTTCATCACGCCGCTCGCCGGAATACCCGGAGCCAAGCCGGTCTACAGCGACCTCAACGGGATGCTTGCCGGGCTGGTCGTCGAACACGCCTCCCACCAATCACTCGATCGCTTCGCCGACTCTGCGGTCTTCTCGCCACTCGGCATGGTCTCCACCGGGTATCGACCCGACAAGCGCGCCCAGGTGGATGCCGCGCCCACTGGACTCTGGCACGGGCACCCGGTCGGTGGCACGGTGAACGACCGCAACGCAGCAACATTCGGCGGCGTCTCCGGGCATGCGGGACTTTTCTCGACGGGGCTCGACTTGGCGCGCTTCGACCAGGGGTGGCTCAAGGGCGCCGCTGGCCACGGGAAGTGGCTCAAGGAATCAACTGTCTCGGAATTCCTCAGTCACACGGCGACCAGCGGAACGCGAGTGCTCGGCTGGGACACTCCACTCCCGCCGGGAGGCAAGAAGGTCTCGCTTTACGGGCGCTGCGCAACGCCGACGACATTTGGTCACACGGGGTGGACCGGCACCGAGATGTGGATCGACCCTGCCAACAACCTGTTCGTCGTCCTTCTCACCAATCGCGCGTTCGATCCCGCACGACCGGAAGCGTCGTTTGTTCAGCTCAAGGAGATTCGGTTGCGCGTTGCCGACGCGGTTCGCGCGGCCCTCGGCGGCTGTCACGCGTAG
- a CDS encoding metal-sulfur cluster assembly factor, translating into MTDGEAAAAATPVSADLARKALRAVKDPELGLNIIDIGLVYDVSVTVDNVVHVRMTLTSPGCPAGGEIMEDVKRTLTDLEGVADVDIELVWEPYWTPERMDPRVRAFLGH; encoded by the coding sequence ATGACCGATGGTGAAGCAGCCGCAGCAGCAACGCCGGTATCAGCCGACCTGGCGCGGAAAGCGTTGCGCGCGGTGAAGGACCCCGAACTCGGCCTCAACATCATCGATATCGGGCTGGTGTACGACGTGTCGGTGACTGTCGACAACGTGGTGCACGTCCGCATGACGCTCACGTCGCCAGGATGTCCCGCAGGCGGTGAGATCATGGAAGACGTCAAGCGGACCCTGACCGACCTCGAAGGCGTCGCCGACGTCGATATCGAACTCGTGTGGGAGCCGTACTGGACCCCCGAGCGAATGGATCCGAGAGTTCGCGCCTTCCTGGGACACTGA
- a CDS encoding HRDC domain-containing protein: MTVRLIDRPEAFTGLLAEIADADLVALDTEAASFHRYHDRIYLIQLSTRTSTAVIDPLGVGDLAPIGRLLADRSVEKVFHDADYDLRLFDKEFGFHATNLFDTRIAAQFLNEPGIGLAALLDKYFGLKADKRFQRADWSVRPLSTAMLEYAAGDTRNLCELRDILRQQLDGISRLSWVEEEFGLAEEIRWTASESDPSLDFLRVKGARALDRRALAILRALYRWRSELAASLDRAEFRIMGNEVMLHLAQHPVDSGQELTRVKGIGRDIGERRSGEILAAISEGKGVPDDELPRIPRPPRRLADPAYETRLEALKRERNRLATEFSLAPGVLCPNGTLEAIARAEPENVESLARVAGVRTWQAGVFGAALVTAMQTAEPTAVKEI; the protein is encoded by the coding sequence GTGACCGTCCGGCTGATTGACCGCCCCGAAGCATTCACCGGCCTGCTCGCCGAGATCGCCGACGCCGATCTCGTCGCGCTCGACACCGAGGCGGCCTCCTTTCATCGATATCACGATCGCATCTACCTGATCCAGCTATCGACCCGCACGTCGACCGCTGTGATCGATCCCCTCGGCGTCGGGGACCTCGCGCCGATTGGGCGCCTCCTCGCCGATCGGTCGGTCGAAAAGGTCTTTCACGATGCCGATTACGATTTGCGGCTCTTCGACAAGGAGTTCGGCTTCCACGCAACGAACCTGTTCGATACCAGAATCGCCGCGCAATTCCTGAATGAGCCAGGGATCGGACTCGCTGCCCTTCTCGACAAGTACTTCGGATTGAAGGCAGACAAGCGGTTTCAGCGCGCCGACTGGTCGGTGCGGCCGCTTTCGACAGCGATGCTTGAGTACGCCGCCGGCGATACAAGAAATCTTTGTGAGTTGCGAGATATACTACGTCAACAACTCGATGGAATCTCCCGACTTTCGTGGGTGGAAGAAGAGTTCGGGCTTGCCGAGGAGATCCGCTGGACTGCCTCCGAATCCGACCCGTCGCTCGATTTCCTGAGGGTCAAGGGAGCGCGCGCGCTCGATCGGCGCGCATTGGCGATCCTCAGAGCTCTGTATCGGTGGCGTTCCGAGCTGGCAGCGTCACTCGATCGCGCCGAGTTTCGAATCATGGGCAATGAGGTCATGCTGCATCTGGCCCAGCACCCAGTAGACTCCGGCCAGGAGCTCACACGGGTCAAGGGAATCGGTCGGGACATCGGCGAGCGCCGGAGTGGCGAGATCCTGGCCGCGATCAGCGAGGGGAAGGGAGTGCCGGATGACGAACTCCCGAGGATCCCGCGTCCGCCGCGCCGGCTCGCCGATCCAGCCTACGAAACGCGGCTGGAGGCGTTGAAGCGGGAACGGAATCGGCTTGCGACGGAGTTCTCTCTTGCGCCAGGTGTCCTCTGTCCTAATGGGACGCTCGAAGCGATCGCGCGCGCCGAGCCGGAGAACGTCGAGTCGCTGGCGCGAGTGGCCGGCGTCCGGACGTGGCAGGCCGGGGTATTCGGTGCGGCACTGGTGACCGCAATGCAGACTGCGGAGCCGACCGCGGTGAAGGAGATCTGA